The Flavobacterium faecale genomic sequence GTGTCCATTTTTTATGATAGAAACAATTTCGTCAATCGCATAACCATGTGCATAGAAGGCACCTGCAATGGCACCAGCACTTGTACCTGAAATTACTGATGGCTTAATTCCGAATTCTTCCAAAGCTTTTAAAACTCCCAAATGAGCAATTCCCCGAATGCCGCCACCTGATAGTACAATTCCTATTTTATATTTCATTTGTAATGCTGCTTATTTCAAGTGTAGTAAAAGAGGTTGTATCTTCTAAAAACGAAGTTATAAAAATATTTGTTTTATTGGTCGCAATTTAGAAATACTATTTCCAAACTAAACTATATTAGGTTAATTTATAACTGTAAAGTAGTAGCTTATTTAAAGGTTTTTCGTGCAGATTTCATCTTTTAGATTTAACTTAATTTTACCTTTTATTGTGTCATTTTTGCTTAATTTGCGGTCTATATTAAAATGAATAGATGAGAATTGCAATTGTTTGTTACCCAACCTTTGGGGGTAGTGGTGTTGTCGCTACAGAGTTAGGATTAGAGTTAGGTCGTATGGGGCATGAGGTACATTTTATAACCTACAGTCAACCCGTGCGTTTGGCTTTGTTAAACCCTAATGTACATTACCATGAAGTAAATGTTCCAGAATATCCTTTGTTTCATTATCAACCTTATGAGTTGGCATTGTCTAGCAAATTGGTAGATATGGTAAAATTGTACAATATTGAAATTTTACACGTGCACTATGCAATTCCACATGCCTATGCGGGTTATATGGCACGACAAATGTTGAAACAAGCCGGAATTCATATCCCTATGGTGACCACTTTGCACGGGACAGATATTACCTTGGTTGGTAACCATCCCTATTACAAACCAGCTGTTAGTTTTAGTATCAACAAATCAGATGTGGTAACGTCTGTTTCACAAAGTCTTAAAGAAGATACCTATAGATTATTGAATATCAAAAGAGACATTCATGTGATTCCGAATTTTATCGAATTAGACAAAAACACCCTTGATCCTCATATTCCTTGTCGTCGTTCTGTAATGGCAGAGAATGGTGAAAGGATTATAACGCACATCAGTAATTTTAGAAAAGTAAAACGAATTCCGGATATTATTCGAATATTCGATAAAATACAACAAAAAATCCCTGCCAAATTAATGATGGTAGGTGATGGTCCAGAGAAAGAAAAAGCAGAATTATTATGTCAAGAATTAGGTATTTTAGACAAGGTAATTTTCTTTGGAAACAGTAATGAGATTGATAAAATTCTAAGTTATTCAGATCTTTTTTTATTACCGTCGGAGACTGAAAGTTTTGGACTAGCAGCTCTAGAAGCAATGGCTTGGGGAGTGCCTGTAATTTCTAGTAATTCGGGTGGCTTGCCAGAAGTTAATTTCCCTGGTGTATCTGGATATTTGAGTGATGTGGGAGAAATTGATGAAATGGCCGAAAATGCACTTAAGATTTTAAGTGACGATGTAGTGCTATGTGAATTCAAGAAAAACGCATTAGAAGTGGCGAAGAAATTTGATATTAAACATATTTTACCGCTTTATGTAAACTTATATGAAGAGGTTTTGAAAAAATACGCAAAGAAGTATGTCAAAAAAGCAAAACTAAAATCGGGATCGAATTAAAAATCAATTGATGAAAAAATTAGGAAGTGTATTGCTGGCGGCTTTTGTAGTATCTTGTGGTACTACTGCGGTAACAACGGCAAAAAAACAACCACTTTATCAACTGCTTACCCAGCAACCTACGGGCGGCGCGAGTATTAAGTTTTATGAAATCCTTAGCGAAGCGAACGAAATCAAAATGCTGCAAAATGATCCTGTTCTTAGAAAAAAAATAAGTCCTAATGATCTACAAAATGCAAATTTTTTGATTTTAAACATGGGAGAAAAACCAACAGCTGGTTATGGAGTAGTGGTCGAAGAGGTAATGCAAACACAAGATTCTATTGTGGTCACTGTCAAAGAATCAGTGCCTGCTGAAGGTACAATGGTGACACAAAACATAACATACCCGTATGCAGTTTTGAAGATTAATTCAAAAAAGCCAATACGTATAAAATAGAAAATGCCGCTTCATTTGAAGCGGCATTTTTATATATTATAATCTCGTCAATTAGAATTGGTAACGCAATGAAAGTGCAACATCAGATCCGTAATTGTTTTTGTAGTAACCTGATCCACCAAACTCAGGACGGAAATCCAAAGAGATCAAAAGTGGAATAGGGAAATTATATTCAATTCCGATATCTCCTGCAGCATAAACAAATGAATTGCTATCATTTTTGTTGCTATAAGTTCCTGCACCAGCACCAACACCTGCATACCAGTTGAATCCTTGTTCAATATTCCAAACCCATTGGTATATTCCCGTTAGCTTGAAAGCATCTACATCATTACTATTTCTCCATCCTAAATCCAATTCTAATCTGTTGTCGCTAGACAATCCTCTTTGGTAAGACAATTCTCCACCAAAACCGTTGTTATCACCAAAACGAAGCCCTAACGCATTTTTAGAGATTTCTTGTGCTTGCGCGCTAAACGCCAATGCTACTAGCATGATAGCCGATAAAATAAGTTTTTTCATAATCTAATAATTTCTATTGCAATGTTATATGAACTGCATAACGGCGAAATTAGGTCTAAATTATTGAGAATAGTTAAAATTTGTTGCTTGAATATCTAAAATGTTTATTTGTAAGGTGTTATTACAGTGTTATTTATGACTATTCGTAATAGGTGTATAAATAATGATCGCGAATATTTGTCGATTTTATAGTTACATTGATGGCTTATTTACCGAATATCTTTGTCTGAGTATGGTAAATTATGCGGCAAATCATTCAAATGTTTTTATTTCGAAAATAAAATAGAAGCAATCAATTTTGTATTGAGTATTTCTTCATCTTCTGATGCTTGTTCTATTCCAGAATAATAAGATTCATCGTATCGTCTGAGTTTCCATTTTTTGCGGTTGTACTCAAGAGCAGTAAGATTTTCGACCCAGTCTCCAGAATTAAGGTATAGTGTACTACCGTTTTTATTAATTTTCTGTATCATTTTAGGCTCGTGAATGTGGCCACAGATGACATAATCATATTTGTTTTCAATAGCTAGTTCGGTTGCAGTTTCTTCAAAATCAGAAATATGTTTCACTGCTTTTTTTACACTTGCTTTTATTTTTTTCGAAAAAGAGTAAGGTTCTCTTCCTAATTTATTCAAACACCAGTTAACAAATCGGTTTGCTAAGATCAGGTAGTCGTAACCCAATCCACCTAATTTTGCGATCCATTTAGCGTGATTTACGGAGGCATCAAATACATCTCCGTGAAAAATCCATGCTTTTTTGCCATCCAGCTCCAATACAAGCTTATCTACAAGGGAAAGATTCCCCATTTTGAAATCACTAAATTTACGGAGCATTTCATCATGGTTTCCAGTGATATAGTGCACTTTTGTACCCTTTGAAGCCATGCTCACAATTTTTTGAATCACTTTGAGATGCGATTTCGGAAAATAGGATTTTCTAAACTGCCAAATATCAATAATATCACCGTTTAGTACCAAGGTATCCGGTTTAATCGAATTTAAATATTTGTACAATTCTTTGGCATGACTACCATAAGTACCTAAATGTGTATCTGAAATTACTACTAATTCAACTTTTCTTTTTTTCAATGTAATCTAATTTGAGTACCTGCAAAATAAAGGTTTTAGTAGCGTTTGTGATAAATGATAACGTTAACATACAGGTTATAATATTAATTCAAAGTGAAATTTGAGTAGCCAATATTAACTAGTGGTAACGCTTGTATGAATATTACACTTCTTTGGTCAAAAATGTATTTTTTTTTTGAATTAGATTGAAGGCAGAATCGGTATAAAATAGTATTTTTGTTAAAAAATATTATAATGGCAGGAAATAGCTACGGCACACTATTTAGATTAACAACATTCGGAGAATCACACGGAGAAGCCTTAGGCGGAATCATAGACGGATGTCCTTCAGGAATAACTTTAGATTTTGACGCGATTCAGTTAGAAATGTCTAGAAGAAAACCAGGGCAATCTGCAATTGTAACTCAAAGAAAAGAACCAGACGATGTTCAATTTTTATCGGGTATATTTGAAGGTAAAACAACAGGAACACCAATTGGATTTATAATTCCAAATACCAATCAAAAATCAGATGATTATTCGCATATAAAGGATAATTACAGACCTAGTCACGCTGATTATGTGTACGATCAAAAGTATGGTGCTAGAGATTATCGTGGTGGTGGTAGAAGTTCGGCTCGTGAAACAGCCAGTAGAGTTGTAGGTGGTGCAATTGCCAAACAAATGCTTTCGAACATCAAAATTAATGCCTACGTATCTTCTGTGGGGCCAATATATTTAGAAAAGCCGTATCAAGATTTGGATTTTTCGAAAATAGAAAGCAATCCGGTACGTTGTCCAGATGAAGCATTAGCGGCTGAAATGGAGGAATATATTAGAGAAATTAGAAAAGAAGGAGATACCGTTGGAGGTACAGTTACTTGTGTAATTCAAAACGTGCCTATTGGATTAGGAGAACCTGTTTTTGACAAATTACATGCCGAACTAGGGAAAGCAATGCTATCTATAAATGCTGTGAAAGGCTTTGAATTTGGTAGTGGTTTTTGTGGTTCGAAAATGAAAGGTAGTGAACACAACGATCTTTATAACCCAGATGGATCAACGAAGACTAATTTGTCAGGCGGAATTCAAGGTGGTATTAGTAACGGAATGGATATCTATTTTAGGGTAGCTTTCAAACCGGTTGCAACAATTATGAAAAAACAAGAGTCACTGGATAATAAAGGTAATATTACTGAAATGACCGGTAAAGGACGCCATGATCCATGTGTAGTACCGCGTGCAGTGCCTATTGTAGAAGCAATGGCTGCAATTGTACTAGCAGATTTTACCTTAATCAACAAAACGTACAAATAGTAGTTTATTGAAGGAAATAAGAATAAAAGTGAGTTGCTATGAATATAGTAGCTCACTTTTTTTTATTAGAAAATGTAAAGTTTTATATTTTTTTAGGTCAAATGACTAAAGAAGTTTTATTTGTAACATTATTTGAAATTACACTAATTGTAGTTTTTTTTTATTAACTTAAAATTCAGTAGCATAATCGTATTCTAGTACTAGTTTTTAGTGTATATTTGATTAATCCCCCAAATATATGTTAAAAATTTAC encodes the following:
- a CDS encoding UDP-2,3-diacylglucosamine diphosphatase, producing the protein MKKRKVELVVISDTHLGTYGSHAKELYKYLNSIKPDTLVLNGDIIDIWQFRKSYFPKSHLKVIQKIVSMASKGTKVHYITGNHDEMLRKFSDFKMGNLSLVDKLVLELDGKKAWIFHGDVFDASVNHAKWIAKLGGLGYDYLILANRFVNWCLNKLGREPYSFSKKIKASVKKAVKHISDFEETATELAIENKYDYVICGHIHEPKMIQKINKNGSTLYLNSGDWVENLTALEYNRKKWKLRRYDESYYSGIEQASEDEEILNTKLIASILFSK
- the aroC gene encoding chorismate synthase — its product is MAGNSYGTLFRLTTFGESHGEALGGIIDGCPSGITLDFDAIQLEMSRRKPGQSAIVTQRKEPDDVQFLSGIFEGKTTGTPIGFIIPNTNQKSDDYSHIKDNYRPSHADYVYDQKYGARDYRGGGRSSARETASRVVGGAIAKQMLSNIKINAYVSSVGPIYLEKPYQDLDFSKIESNPVRCPDEALAAEMEEYIREIRKEGDTVGGTVTCVIQNVPIGLGEPVFDKLHAELGKAMLSINAVKGFEFGSGFCGSKMKGSEHNDLYNPDGSTKTNLSGGIQGGISNGMDIYFRVAFKPVATIMKKQESLDNKGNITEMTGKGRHDPCVVPRAVPIVEAMAAIVLADFTLINKTYK
- the bshA gene encoding N-acetyl-alpha-D-glucosaminyl L-malate synthase BshA, whose protein sequence is MRIAIVCYPTFGGSGVVATELGLELGRMGHEVHFITYSQPVRLALLNPNVHYHEVNVPEYPLFHYQPYELALSSKLVDMVKLYNIEILHVHYAIPHAYAGYMARQMLKQAGIHIPMVTTLHGTDITLVGNHPYYKPAVSFSINKSDVVTSVSQSLKEDTYRLLNIKRDIHVIPNFIELDKNTLDPHIPCRRSVMAENGERIITHISNFRKVKRIPDIIRIFDKIQQKIPAKLMMVGDGPEKEKAELLCQELGILDKVIFFGNSNEIDKILSYSDLFLLPSETESFGLAALEAMAWGVPVISSNSGGLPEVNFPGVSGYLSDVGEIDEMAENALKILSDDVVLCEFKKNALEVAKKFDIKHILPLYVNLYEEVLKKYAKKYVKKAKLKSGSN
- a CDS encoding protease complex subunit PrcB family protein — encoded protein: MKKLGSVLLAAFVVSCGTTAVTTAKKQPLYQLLTQQPTGGASIKFYEILSEANEIKMLQNDPVLRKKISPNDLQNANFLILNMGEKPTAGYGVVVEEVMQTQDSIVVTVKESVPAEGTMVTQNITYPYAVLKINSKKPIRIK